A genomic window from Microvirga mediterraneensis includes:
- a CDS encoding SPW repeat protein, translating to MKLNHWNELTIPNVINALLGAFLAVSPWLLGFSTAETATWSAGLVGALACLIALADLVRPQQWQTWASLVVGLWAAVAPWALGFAGETNAAWCHLAVGLTTVVVAAFALFWIYSNPGKLAH from the coding sequence ATGAAACTGAACCACTGGAATGAACTGACGATCCCCAACGTCATCAACGCTCTGTTGGGAGCTTTCCTTGCCGTGTCGCCATGGTTGCTCGGATTCTCGACTGCCGAGACGGCGACTTGGAGCGCGGGTCTGGTCGGCGCCCTCGCCTGCCTGATCGCCCTTGCAGATCTTGTACGCCCGCAGCAATGGCAGACCTGGGCCAGCCTTGTGGTGGGTCTCTGGGCAGCAGTAGCCCCCTGGGCGCTGGGCTTTGCTGGTGAGACGAACGCGGCATGGTGCCACCTCGCGGTGGGATTGACGACCGTCGTGGTGGCTGCCTTTGCGCTGTTTTGGATTTATAGCAACCCGGGAAAGCTCGCCCATTAA
- the rpoZ gene encoding DNA-directed RNA polymerase subunit omega, whose product MARITTVDCERVVPNRFELVLLASYRAHELWNGAEPKVAALGEKPTVLALREIAAERIDPASLRQQLVNRFMQADIDPIEFHKPSIPELAPASPSGGTPDEPLEGSAPAPVHCQ is encoded by the coding sequence ATGGCCCGTATTACGACGGTAGACTGCGAACGTGTGGTTCCGAACCGCTTCGAGCTGGTTCTTCTTGCGTCTTATCGAGCGCACGAGCTGTGGAATGGGGCCGAGCCGAAGGTCGCCGCTCTGGGCGAAAAGCCGACCGTGCTCGCATTGCGCGAGATCGCCGCGGAACGGATCGATCCTGCCAGTCTCCGGCAGCAACTCGTCAACCGCTTCATGCAGGCGGACATAGACCCGATCGAGTTTCACAAGCCGTCCATTCCGGAGCTTGCCCCAGCTTCTCCCTCCGGCGGGACCCCTGACGAACCGCTGGAAGGGAGCGCACCTGCACCGGTGCACTGTCAATGA
- a CDS encoding Hsp20/alpha crystallin family protein, protein MNMRDLIPWGRTERSMVPGTMRGEEMSPFMTLHREMNRLFDDVFSRFEGGMPSLLGRMPAWPSLEATETDKEVRISAELPGMDEKDIEVLVDDDVLTIRGEKKAETEDKERRFSERYYGRFERVVPLPFAVEEDKVEASFNNGVLTVTLPKSDKAQEKTKRITVNGKGKK, encoded by the coding sequence ATGAACATGCGTGATCTGATCCCGTGGGGCCGCACCGAACGGTCGATGGTCCCCGGCACGATGCGCGGTGAGGAGATGAGCCCCTTCATGACCCTTCACCGCGAGATGAACCGGCTGTTCGACGACGTGTTCAGCCGGTTCGAGGGCGGCATGCCGTCGCTTCTCGGGCGCATGCCGGCCTGGCCCAGCCTCGAGGCGACCGAGACCGACAAGGAGGTCCGGATCTCGGCCGAGCTGCCGGGCATGGACGAGAAGGACATCGAGGTCCTGGTCGACGATGATGTCCTGACCATCCGCGGCGAGAAGAAGGCCGAGACCGAGGACAAGGAGCGCCGCTTCAGCGAGCGCTACTACGGCCGCTTCGAGCGTGTCGTTCCCCTGCCCTTCGCGGTTGAGGAGGACAAGGTCGAGGCGTCGTTCAACAACGGCGTGCTCACCGTCACCCTGCCCAAGTCCGACAAGGCGCAGGAGAAGACCAAGCGCATCACCGTCAACGGGAAAGGCAAGAAGTAG
- a CDS encoding Hsp20 family protein, whose amino-acid sequence MRTTFDLSPLYRSSVGYDRLLDMLDQVNRVEPMTNWPPYNIEKTGDDQYRITMAVAGFSPDEIELVQQENTLSVNGQKHPEPEGVQVLHRGIATRAFKQTFNLADHVKVTGASLENGLLTIELKREVPEELKPHRIEIVSGTGAKALSQDNQPQQIEHEPSKPSKAA is encoded by the coding sequence ATGAGGACAACGTTCGACCTTTCTCCTCTCTATCGCTCGTCGGTCGGCTACGACCGGCTGCTCGACATGCTCGATCAGGTCAACCGGGTCGAGCCCATGACCAACTGGCCGCCCTACAACATCGAGAAGACGGGCGACGACCAGTACCGCATCACCATGGCGGTCGCGGGCTTCTCACCCGACGAGATCGAGCTCGTTCAGCAGGAAAACACGCTCTCCGTGAACGGCCAGAAGCATCCTGAGCCGGAAGGCGTGCAGGTTCTCCATCGCGGCATCGCCACCCGCGCGTTCAAGCAGACCTTCAACCTGGCCGACCATGTGAAGGTCACGGGCGCGAGCCTCGAGAACGGCCTGCTGACGATCGAGCTGAAGCGCGAGGTTCCTGAGGAGCTCAAGCCCCACCGGATCGAGATCGTCTCCGGCACGGGCGCCAAGGCGCTGTCTCAGGACAACCAGCCGCAGCAGATCGAGCACGAGCCGAGCAAGCCAAGCAAGGCAGCTTAA